Proteins co-encoded in one Saprospira grandis genomic window:
- a CDS encoding pyridoxine 5'-phosphate synthase — MSTCRLSVNLNKVALIRNARGANFPNLLQVALDCEKFGAEGITVHPRPDQRHIRYDDIPELRGKIATEFNIEGNPTPEFMDLLRKYPSDQVTLVPDAAQALTSDSGWDTLAFASFLQEVTEELKSLGTRVSIFVDPDPKMIEGAKKLGADRVELYTGPYAHEYKADRAAAIAPYVKAAEAAAAVGIELNAGHDLNLINLAYFKQNIPNLLEVSIGHALTVDALYMGFQNVIPLYKNCLR; from the coding sequence ATGTCAACTTGTCGCTTAAGCGTAAATTTGAACAAGGTGGCGCTAATTCGCAATGCGCGGGGCGCTAATTTTCCTAACTTATTGCAAGTGGCCCTAGATTGCGAAAAATTTGGGGCGGAGGGAATCACGGTACATCCTCGTCCAGACCAGCGTCATATTCGCTATGATGATATTCCAGAGTTGCGGGGAAAAATTGCCACAGAGTTTAATATTGAGGGCAATCCCACTCCTGAATTTATGGACCTTTTGCGGAAGTATCCTTCTGATCAGGTCACTTTGGTTCCCGATGCGGCTCAGGCCTTAACTTCTGATTCGGGTTGGGACACTTTAGCTTTTGCCTCATTTTTGCAGGAGGTGACCGAAGAGCTAAAAAGCTTAGGGACCAGAGTTTCTATTTTTGTAGATCCCGACCCCAAAATGATTGAGGGGGCCAAAAAACTAGGGGCCGATCGGGTAGAATTGTATACAGGGCCTTATGCCCATGAATACAAGGCAGATCGGGCGGCGGCCATTGCCCCTTATGTCAAGGCGGCAGAAGCGGCGGCGGCTGTAGGCATTGAGCTCAATGCTGGGCATGACCTCAACCTGATCAATTTGGCCTATTTTAAGCAAAACATCCCTAATTTGCTAGAGGTATCTATTGGGCATGCTTTGACCGTAGATGCTTTATATATGGGTTTTCAGAATGTGATTCCGCTTTATAAGAACTGTCTGCGCTAA
- a CDS encoding NAD(P)H-dependent oxidoreductase encodes MELLDKLKWRYAAKAMNGQKVPEEQIDQIIEAISLSPTSSGLQPFEVFVITDQEVKEKIRPVAWNQSMVTDCSHLFVFAAWDTYTEERINYMFDLTNEIRGFKNEGWENYRQQLLKFYPQREAELNFQHAARQAYIAFTNAINAAAFLGLDATPMEGFEPEAVDEILGLKEKGLRSCVMLPVGYRDAENDWLVNLKKVRKPLNKLVNRID; translated from the coding sequence ATGGAATTATTAGATAAGCTAAAATGGCGATATGCCGCCAAGGCCATGAATGGCCAAAAAGTGCCTGAAGAGCAAATTGACCAAATTATTGAGGCCATTTCTTTGTCGCCTACTTCTAGTGGCCTACAGCCTTTTGAGGTCTTTGTGATTACGGACCAAGAAGTGAAGGAAAAAATTAGACCTGTAGCTTGGAACCAGTCTATGGTGACCGATTGCTCGCATCTTTTTGTTTTTGCCGCCTGGGATACCTATACGGAGGAACGCATCAACTATATGTTTGATCTGACCAATGAGATCCGTGGCTTTAAGAATGAGGGCTGGGAAAATTACCGTCAGCAGTTGCTTAAATTTTATCCGCAAAGAGAGGCCGAATTGAATTTTCAGCATGCGGCCCGACAAGCTTATATTGCTTTTACCAATGCGATTAACGCTGCTGCCTTTTTGGGCCTAGATGCTACGCCCATGGAAGGCTTTGAGCCCGAGGCGGTAGATGAAATCTTAGGCTTAAAAGAAAAAGGATTGAGAAGTTGCGTGATGCTGCCCGTAGGCTACCGAGATGCAGAAAACGACTGGCTGGTCAATTTGAAAAAGGTCAGAAAGCCCCTGAATAAATTAGTCAATAGAATTGACTAA
- a CDS encoding PorP/SprF family type IX secretion system membrane protein, whose amino-acid sequence MKLIRPISALLLLAFFCNLQEAKAQDPRYSQYYSAPARLSPALAGVMESQYRLGINYRSQWSSVLDKPYNTASFTAEGKFAVGKEDFVGVGFNAMRDVAGASSYSITDIGLDVNYQKLLTQGRGRLGKERSSYLIAGGHLGMGQRAIDWDQNTYSTQYDNEYGNGYYNPNINSGENMLAVRDSRIYADLHVGLMWYGTFGKRQSAYGGISIFHLNQPDISLFNRSPVDTSGNTFAGPTEKLYSRFNIHAGGEVRLGGRRSAMSLLPGAVVMIQGPSTEISTGVSLRYQAPKYDDFAFRFGLWNRLANQYVTDNSSSLGVDAIIFIVGLDVNQFQFGFSYDATMSTLATVNNSRGGMEVSLIYNFGDNGRRRTGCPTF is encoded by the coding sequence ATGAAGCTTATCCGACCTATTTCGGCCCTCTTGCTCCTGGCCTTTTTTTGCAACTTACAGGAGGCTAAGGCCCAAGACCCCCGCTACTCGCAGTATTATTCTGCCCCTGCCCGACTGAGCCCCGCCCTAGCCGGCGTTATGGAGTCGCAATACCGCTTAGGTATCAATTACCGCAGCCAATGGTCCTCTGTTTTGGACAAACCCTATAATACCGCCTCTTTTACCGCAGAAGGCAAGTTTGCCGTCGGTAAAGAAGATTTCGTTGGGGTCGGCTTCAATGCAATGCGCGATGTCGCTGGCGCCTCCTCCTACTCTATTACAGATATCGGCCTAGATGTGAATTACCAAAAACTCCTTACTCAAGGACGTGGCCGACTAGGAAAAGAACGCAGCTCTTACCTCATTGCCGGAGGTCATCTCGGTATGGGACAAAGAGCAATCGATTGGGACCAAAATACCTACTCTACCCAATATGATAACGAGTATGGCAATGGCTACTATAACCCCAATATCAATAGCGGCGAAAATATGTTGGCCGTTCGCGATTCTAGAATCTATGCCGACCTTCATGTTGGCCTAATGTGGTACGGGACCTTCGGAAAACGTCAGTCTGCCTATGGCGGAATTAGCATTTTCCACCTCAACCAACCCGATATCTCTCTCTTTAACCGCTCTCCCGTAGATACTTCTGGAAATACCTTTGCCGGACCAACCGAAAAGCTCTACAGCCGCTTTAATATCCACGCAGGTGGAGAGGTTCGCCTAGGTGGCCGCCGCTCTGCAATGAGCCTTTTGCCAGGCGCTGTAGTCATGATTCAAGGCCCCTCTACCGAAATTAGCACTGGGGTGAGCCTTCGCTACCAAGCCCCCAAATATGACGATTTTGCCTTCCGCTTTGGCCTATGGAACCGCCTAGCCAACCAATATGTTACCGATAACTCTAGCTCCTTGGGCGTAGATGCCATCATCTTTATTGTGGGCCTAGATGTCAACCAATTCCAATTCGGCTTTAGCTATGATGCCACTATGTCCACCCTTGCTACGGTCAATAATAGCCGTGGGGGTATGGAGGTCTCGCTAATCTATAACTTTGGCGATAATGGCCGAAGAAGAACAGGCTGTCCTACTTTCTAA
- a CDS encoding DUF3109 family protein, producing MYIVAEKYLVTSDVFDKQFVCNLDACKGACCWEGDFGAPLEEAEVETLKAIYPLIKDRLTPAGQAAIEEQGVATHSEEQEGWATALIDGGPCAFIHYEEDGRASCGIEKAHKEGIIDYLKPVSCHLYPIRTKQLPDFLALNYDHWDICSAACSLGEELKVPVYQFLKEPLIKAFGPHFYEELEAMADYHAQTGEQT from the coding sequence ATGTATATAGTAGCAGAAAAATATTTGGTCACCTCGGATGTCTTCGATAAGCAGTTTGTCTGTAATTTAGATGCCTGTAAGGGCGCTTGTTGTTGGGAGGGCGATTTTGGTGCGCCTCTAGAAGAAGCCGAGGTAGAGACCCTCAAAGCCATTTATCCCCTCATTAAAGATCGCCTGACGCCTGCGGGCCAAGCCGCCATTGAAGAGCAGGGCGTGGCCACGCATAGCGAAGAGCAAGAGGGCTGGGCCACCGCTTTAATTGATGGCGGTCCCTGTGCCTTTATTCATTATGAGGAGGATGGCCGTGCCAGCTGCGGGATTGAAAAGGCCCATAAAGAGGGCATTATTGATTATCTCAAACCGGTCTCTTGCCACCTTTATCCTATTCGAACGAAGCAATTACCCGATTTTTTGGCTCTGAACTACGACCACTGGGATATTTGCTCGGCCGCTTGTAGCTTGGGCGAAGAATTAAAGGTCCCCGTTTACCAGTTTCTCAAAGAGCCTTTAATAAAGGCCTTTGGTCCCCATTTTTATGAAGAACTAGAAGCTATGGCTGATTATCATGCCCAAACGGGCGAACAGACCTAG
- a CDS encoding cation:proton antiporter, whose amino-acid sequence MIALAGIIVLGILAQWVAWRLRLPAILPLILIGLLVGPIAEIWTGHKFIEPVFDYLFEANGKDLLLDEHGHPQGNGGLFPSDVLFWFVSLAIGVILFEGGLTLNRHEVTGVGPAIGKLVTLGSAITFIGAGLAAKFIIGLPYDIAFLFGSLVIVTGPTVIAPILRNVPLRRNISTVLKWEGILIDPIGALVAVLVFDFIISHESEGSFGIEAFKEFMGIISVGFTFGIGTGFGFYQLLKRDMIPHYLLNVVSLALVLGAFALSDIVVHESGLLTVVVMGMTLANLKVPHFKELLYFKESLTVLLISILFIVLSANIDGEQLLLLADWRYWALFAVVVLVLRPLSVFASTAKGGLDLREKLFISWVGPRGIVAAGIASLFGLKLANYGYEEAALITPLVFMIVMGTVLLNATTARLVARLLGVTLQQSNGLLIVGANPGARLIANYLQNHGRHVVLVDRSPTLVQEAQDMGLKAIEQDIIEGNLEEELELLDMGYLLALTPSTAVNDVACKRYKEVFGENGTFRIVSQAESQGQIDLADEAAFDIKTDYINFLETARDYPNIREYVLQSQEQFEQICQLSCRNTIPLFIRKPDGDFHFVRANQPQNEQVEAGDTLIYMGKEIEAPSTEMVEELEEA is encoded by the coding sequence ATGATTGCACTAGCTGGAATTATTGTTTTGGGAATTTTGGCCCAATGGGTAGCTTGGCGCCTGCGCCTGCCCGCTATCCTCCCCCTGATTTTAATTGGCCTTTTGGTGGGCCCTATTGCCGAAATCTGGACCGGCCACAAGTTTATTGAACCCGTTTTTGATTACCTCTTTGAGGCCAATGGCAAAGATCTTTTGCTGGATGAACACGGACACCCACAAGGCAATGGGGGACTTTTTCCCTCTGATGTCCTGTTCTGGTTTGTCTCTTTGGCTATTGGGGTGATTCTCTTTGAAGGTGGACTGACCCTGAACCGCCATGAAGTAACAGGAGTAGGACCCGCTATTGGTAAATTAGTGACCCTAGGCTCGGCGATTACCTTTATTGGTGCGGGCTTGGCCGCTAAGTTTATCATCGGCCTGCCTTATGATATTGCTTTCCTCTTTGGGAGTTTGGTCATTGTTACTGGCCCCACCGTCATTGCGCCCATTTTGCGCAATGTGCCCCTGCGGCGAAATATCTCGACGGTCCTCAAATGGGAGGGAATTCTTATTGACCCCATTGGGGCTTTGGTGGCCGTTTTGGTCTTTGATTTTATTATCTCGCATGAGTCGGAGGGCTCTTTTGGAATAGAAGCCTTTAAGGAGTTTATGGGAATTATCTCGGTGGGCTTTACTTTTGGCATCGGTACGGGCTTTGGCTTTTATCAATTGCTCAAAAGAGATATGATTCCGCATTATTTATTGAATGTGGTTTCTTTGGCCTTGGTGCTGGGCGCTTTTGCCCTTTCCGATATTGTGGTGCATGAGTCGGGCCTACTAACCGTGGTGGTGATGGGCATGACCCTGGCCAACCTCAAGGTGCCCCACTTCAAAGAGCTGCTTTATTTTAAAGAGTCTTTGACCGTTTTGCTGATTTCGATTCTCTTTATTGTCCTTTCCGCAAATATTGATGGCGAGCAGCTATTGCTCTTGGCCGATTGGCGCTATTGGGCGCTCTTTGCTGTGGTGGTTTTGGTCCTTCGCCCGCTTTCTGTTTTTGCCTCTACGGCCAAAGGTGGCTTAGATCTCCGAGAAAAGCTCTTTATTTCTTGGGTAGGCCCTCGCGGAATTGTGGCAGCGGGTATTGCCTCGCTTTTTGGGCTCAAATTGGCCAATTATGGCTATGAGGAGGCCGCACTAATTACGCCTTTGGTCTTTATGATTGTGATGGGAACGGTTTTGCTGAATGCTACTACGGCCCGCTTGGTGGCTAGGTTGCTGGGCGTTACCCTACAGCAATCTAATGGGTTGCTTATTGTGGGGGCCAACCCTGGCGCTCGACTGATTGCCAACTATTTACAGAACCATGGGCGGCATGTGGTCTTGGTCGATCGCTCCCCAACTTTGGTCCAAGAAGCCCAAGATATGGGCCTCAAAGCCATTGAACAGGATATTATTGAGGGCAATCTGGAGGAGGAGCTGGAGCTCCTCGATATGGGCTATTTGTTGGCCCTTACCCCCAGCACGGCGGTCAATGATGTGGCCTGCAAACGCTATAAAGAGGTCTTTGGCGAAAATGGCACGTTCCGCATTGTCTCTCAGGCCGAAAGCCAGGGCCAAATTGATCTAGCCGATGAGGCCGCCTTTGATATCAAAACCGATTATATCAACTTTTTGGAAACGGCCCGAGACTATCCGAATATCCGAGAGTATGTTTTGCAGTCTCAAGAGCAGTTTGAACAAATTTGCCAACTGAGCTGCCGCAATACAATTCCGCTCTTTATCCGTAAACCCGATGGCGATTTCCATTTTGTGCGGGCCAACCAACCCCAAAATGAACAGGTCGAAGCAGGCGATACGCTGATTTATATGGGCAAAGAAATTGAAGCCCCCAGCACCGAAATGGTCGAGGAGCTAGAGGAAGCTTAG
- a CDS encoding aminopeptidase C: protein MTYRWTALSIFIWALLSCSTIYAQENTKLSNKKDGGYIFTLLNDIEATEVQNQNRTGTCWSFSALSFFESELLRMKKGKHNLSEMYIARRAYLDKAVNYVRMHGNFNFGPGGAFHDIPYVIKRYGIVPQEVYQGLEYGMETHNHSELNNMLEAMVKEVIKAPQKKLTPSWKKAINGVLDAYLGEVPEEFEYQGKTYTPESYAKELGLDMDDYVVITSFTHHPFYESFVLEIPDNWAFGSTYNVPLDELVEITNNALEKGFGVAWASDVSEKGFSYRDGLAIVPKDERTIRIKGRDNRNFSDAGAEKIGSAFDEPVEELAITQEMRQEAFDNYETTDDHGMHFTGMVEDQRGTKYYIVKNSWGKTNDCDGYFYASEAFFRYKTTNIMVHKDGIPKKIKKKLGIK from the coding sequence ATGACGTATAGATGGACGGCCCTTTCGATCTTTATTTGGGCCCTATTGAGCTGCTCGACAATTTACGCTCAGGAGAATACCAAGCTGAGCAATAAAAAAGACGGGGGCTATATTTTTACGCTCCTCAATGATATTGAGGCCACCGAAGTGCAGAACCAAAACCGCACGGGGACCTGTTGGAGTTTTTCGGCTCTATCCTTTTTTGAGTCGGAATTGCTGCGGATGAAAAAGGGCAAGCACAATCTTTCGGAGATGTACATTGCTCGTCGGGCTTATTTGGATAAGGCCGTAAACTATGTGCGGATGCACGGCAACTTTAACTTTGGGCCAGGTGGTGCCTTTCATGACATTCCCTATGTGATTAAGCGTTATGGAATTGTGCCTCAGGAGGTTTATCAGGGCTTGGAGTATGGTATGGAAACGCACAACCACTCGGAGCTCAACAATATGTTGGAGGCCATGGTCAAAGAGGTGATTAAGGCCCCTCAGAAAAAGCTTACGCCCTCTTGGAAAAAGGCCATCAATGGCGTCTTGGATGCTTATTTGGGCGAGGTACCCGAGGAATTTGAGTATCAGGGCAAAACCTATACGCCGGAGTCTTATGCCAAAGAATTGGGTTTAGATATGGATGATTATGTGGTGATTACCTCTTTTACGCATCATCCTTTTTATGAGTCATTTGTATTGGAGATTCCGGATAACTGGGCTTTTGGATCTACCTATAATGTCCCTTTGGACGAGCTAGTAGAGATTACCAACAATGCTTTGGAAAAAGGCTTTGGAGTAGCTTGGGCCAGTGATGTATCGGAAAAAGGCTTTTCTTATCGCGATGGCTTGGCGATTGTGCCCAAAGATGAGCGCACAATTCGCATTAAGGGCCGTGACAACCGCAACTTTAGTGATGCGGGGGCAGAGAAAATTGGTTCTGCCTTTGATGAGCCCGTAGAAGAATTGGCTATTACGCAGGAAATGCGTCAGGAGGCTTTTGACAACTACGAAACAACCGATGATCATGGCATGCACTTTACGGGTATGGTAGAAGATCAGCGGGGAACGAAGTACTACATTGTGAAAAACTCTTGGGGAAAAACCAATGATTGCGATGGCTACTTCTATGCTTCGGAGGCTTTCTTCCGTTATAAAACCACCAATATTATGGTGCATAAGGATGGAATTCCGAAAAAGATCAAAAAGAAACTAGGCATCAAATAA
- a CDS encoding protein O-mannosyl-transferase family, whose translation MNNFKFLNNLTGWLMFAVAATVYLLTAEPTGSLWDCGEFISAAYKLEVVHPPGAPLFLMIGRMFAFVADTFSADKANIAYALNAMSGLSTAALVLFIFWSTTILAKLSLLGHRAQVSSMGDKLAILGAGVVAALSTTFATSVWFSAVEGEVYAMSSGFTGLVIWSALRWYVTDNARSDRWLVFIAYMIGLSIGVHLLSLLVIPFIALLFYYKKSQVRETEFSSNMMYNVLAFAILVGVQFISTLPVWLHVIFALAVPAIYIYSAIQAPAAERKIWRNMGLSFAIGFAILMFMQAIFIPKLPEIAAGFDFTFVNNFGLPLGSGMIFFVLVLIGLVAAGIYYAESKKNYYLQMGVMMFAVALMGFSTYSSIVIRAAANTPINMNKPSDPYSLLSYINREQYGERPLSFGPHFAAENIGYEAGDKIYRPVEKGNGFRYEVVAEKGGYKYKKSDQMFFPRLGHMDEARKAQYRRWLHLADGEKPDMTNNLDFFFRYQVGWMYFRYFMWNFAGRQNAKQGFYENDPTKGNWVSGIGPLDGMRLIPQSNLPESRSQDKGRNTYYLLPLIFGLIGLVFHIRRRPQDALALGILFLVTGLAIIVFSNQPPSEPRERDYVLVGSFFTFCMWIGLAVPAIYSELKRFMGQGQAGAAVALALVVTAPIIMGFENWDDHSRAKHTGARDYATNFLMSCAPNAVIFTYGDNDTYPLWYAQEVEGIRTDVRVVNFSLLAVDWYIDQLRRTMNESPAIAMTISEAAYRGTARNALPIQASGRPMNLVDAVRFMGENHPSGQAPSYLPTDNIVIPVDKKAVRANKAVSSTVTDEQIADQISFKINKRLVFKDEIALLDIVGTNMANGWTRPIYFAVTVRPEKLGGFKDYLQMEGMALRIVPIKTPSPNSYAGAMGMGRIELDSMYRNVVERFSWGGFDQHEMFVDESYAPSVQTTQFAMVRLARELAAAGDKERALNVLDKLFEGFPHMNFPLDEGYSRLQALEMYANLQAGDKAVPHLKDLSLTLADKMGYYAQFVAPYSLGEFAQKFGSLQQQFDAKRNQLQQMVQMMNQAPENSPQKQQLYQQAVQLNNEVGQLEAQKEALLKDTDNPEMATVFSDELSLAISQSNLVKRLAGQIGNQELLNTYNELFTPLGFEQASAAAAPAPAPQPAPEQDKEEAPESISVDS comes from the coding sequence ATGAATAATTTTAAGTTTTTGAACAACCTTACGGGTTGGCTCATGTTTGCTGTGGCTGCCACAGTTTACCTACTCACGGCCGAGCCCACGGGCAGTCTTTGGGATTGCGGTGAGTTTATTTCTGCCGCCTACAAACTGGAGGTGGTTCACCCACCCGGTGCTCCTTTATTTTTAATGATTGGGCGCATGTTTGCTTTTGTGGCCGATACTTTTTCGGCGGATAAAGCCAATATTGCCTATGCCCTAAATGCGATGTCGGGATTATCGACTGCGGCTTTGGTCTTATTCATTTTTTGGTCCACTACCATTTTGGCCAAGCTCAGTTTGCTGGGCCATCGGGCGCAGGTGAGTAGCATGGGAGATAAGCTCGCTATTTTGGGTGCTGGTGTAGTGGCCGCCTTGTCTACTACTTTTGCCACCTCTGTTTGGTTTTCTGCCGTAGAGGGCGAGGTATATGCCATGTCTTCGGGCTTTACGGGCTTGGTGATCTGGTCGGCTTTGCGTTGGTACGTTACCGACAATGCCCGTTCGGACCGTTGGTTGGTCTTTATTGCCTACATGATTGGCTTATCGATTGGGGTGCACTTATTGAGCTTGCTCGTGATTCCCTTTATTGCGCTTTTGTTTTACTACAAAAAGAGTCAGGTCCGAGAAACAGAGTTTAGCAGCAACATGATGTACAACGTCTTGGCTTTTGCGATTCTGGTTGGGGTGCAGTTTATTTCTACTTTGCCCGTTTGGTTGCATGTAATCTTTGCTTTAGCTGTACCTGCTATTTATATTTATTCTGCGATTCAGGCGCCAGCCGCTGAGCGTAAGATCTGGCGGAATATGGGCCTTTCTTTTGCCATTGGCTTTGCGATTCTGATGTTTATGCAGGCCATATTTATTCCGAAACTTCCTGAAATTGCGGCTGGTTTTGACTTTACTTTTGTCAATAATTTTGGCCTTCCTTTAGGCAGCGGAATGATCTTTTTTGTTTTGGTTTTGATTGGCCTAGTGGCTGCTGGAATTTACTATGCTGAAAGCAAAAAGAACTACTATCTACAGATGGGCGTCATGATGTTTGCAGTAGCCTTGATGGGTTTTTCTACCTATTCTTCTATCGTTATTCGCGCTGCGGCCAATACGCCGATCAACATGAACAAGCCCTCTGATCCTTATAGCTTGTTATCTTATATCAACCGGGAGCAATATGGAGAGCGTCCGCTTTCTTTTGGTCCTCACTTTGCCGCCGAAAATATTGGCTATGAAGCAGGAGATAAAATTTACCGTCCTGTAGAAAAAGGCAATGGTTTCCGCTATGAGGTAGTGGCCGAAAAAGGAGGCTACAAATACAAGAAATCGGACCAGATGTTTTTCCCTCGTTTGGGCCATATGGACGAGGCGCGCAAAGCGCAGTATCGTCGCTGGCTCCATCTGGCCGATGGCGAAAAGCCCGATATGACGAACAACTTGGATTTCTTCTTCCGCTATCAGGTTGGTTGGATGTACTTCCGATACTTTATGTGGAACTTTGCGGGCCGCCAAAATGCCAAGCAAGGGTTCTATGAAAATGATCCCACCAAAGGAAACTGGGTTTCTGGTATTGGTCCTCTAGATGGCATGCGCTTGATTCCGCAGTCTAATTTACCCGAATCGAGAAGTCAAGATAAAGGCCGCAATACTTATTATCTATTGCCCCTTATTTTTGGTTTGATCGGTTTGGTCTTCCACATCCGCAGACGTCCACAAGATGCCCTAGCCTTGGGTATTCTTTTCCTTGTTACCGGTTTGGCGATTATCGTCTTCTCGAATCAGCCTCCTAGTGAGCCTCGTGAGCGGGATTATGTACTCGTTGGTTCTTTCTTTACTTTCTGTATGTGGATTGGCTTGGCCGTTCCCGCTATTTATAGCGAGCTCAAACGCTTTATGGGCCAAGGACAGGCTGGCGCAGCTGTTGCCCTTGCCCTAGTTGTTACCGCCCCTATTATCATGGGCTTTGAGAACTGGGACGATCACTCTAGAGCAAAGCATACGGGAGCTCGTGATTATGCGACTAACTTCCTCATGTCTTGTGCGCCCAATGCTGTGATTTTCACTTATGGCGATAATGATACTTATCCGCTTTGGTATGCTCAAGAAGTAGAAGGCATTCGAACCGATGTGCGGGTGGTTAACTTTAGCCTCTTGGCCGTAGATTGGTACATTGACCAATTGCGCAGAACGATGAATGAGTCGCCTGCTATTGCCATGACCATTTCGGAGGCTGCTTATCGAGGAACGGCCAGAAATGCCCTGCCTATTCAAGCTTCTGGCCGCCCCATGAATTTGGTGGATGCCGTTCGCTTTATGGGCGAAAATCATCCTTCGGGTCAGGCGCCTAGCTATTTGCCTACGGATAATATTGTGATTCCGGTAGACAAAAAAGCGGTGAGAGCCAATAAGGCTGTTTCTTCTACAGTAACGGATGAGCAAATTGCAGATCAGATTAGCTTCAAAATCAATAAGCGCCTAGTTTTCAAGGATGAAATTGCGCTTTTGGATATTGTAGGAACCAATATGGCCAATGGCTGGACTCGTCCCATTTATTTTGCAGTGACTGTTCGCCCCGAAAAATTGGGTGGCTTTAAGGATTATCTGCAAATGGAAGGGATGGCGCTGCGTATTGTGCCCATTAAAACGCCTAGCCCCAACTCTTATGCGGGAGCTATGGGCATGGGCCGCATCGAGCTGGATAGTATGTACCGCAATGTAGTTGAACGCTTTAGCTGGGGTGGTTTTGATCAGCATGAGATGTTTGTAGATGAAAGCTATGCGCCTAGTGTCCAAACTACTCAGTTTGCCATGGTTCGTCTGGCCAGAGAATTGGCCGCTGCTGGCGATAAGGAAAGAGCATTGAATGTTTTGGATAAGCTCTTTGAAGGCTTTCCTCATATGAACTTCCCCTTAGATGAGGGCTATAGCCGCTTGCAGGCCCTAGAGATGTACGCCAATCTTCAAGCTGGCGATAAGGCCGTACCTCATTTGAAGGACCTCAGCCTTACCCTAGCTGACAAGATGGGCTATTATGCTCAGTTTGTGGCGCCTTACAGCCTTGGCGAATTTGCCCAGAAGTTTGGCAGCCTACAGCAACAGTTTGATGCAAAACGGAATCAGTTGCAGCAAATGGTGCAGATGATGAACCAAGCACCCGAAAATAGCCCGCAAAAGCAACAGCTTTATCAGCAGGCGGTACAATTGAACAATGAAGTAGGACAGTTGGAGGCTCAGAAAGAGGCCTTGCTAAAGGATACGGATAATCCAGAAATGGCCACCGTCTTTAGCGATGAGCTTTCTTTGGCCATCTCACAAAGTAATTTGGTGAAGCGTCTAGCTGGCCAAATTGGGAACCAAGAGCTCCTCAATACGTACAATGAACTCTTTACGCCTTTGGGCTTTGAGCAAGCTTCTGCTGCTGCTGCGCCGGCTCCAGCTCCTCAGCCTGCCCCTGAGCAAGACAAAGAGGAAGCTCCCGAATCTATTTCTGTAGATTCTTAG